Genomic segment of Chloracidobacterium sp. N:
AACTATCGAAAGAAGTTGGATGAAGCGCTGAAACAGGATGTGAATGACGTCAAAAAGGTCCAACAATGCAACTGACCCACAAGATCGCTCTTTGTCCGACTCCTGAGCAGGTGGACTACTTCAAGCGCGCCTGCGGCACGGCGCGGCGTGTTTGGAACTGGGCGCTCAGTGAGTGCAACAGGCAATACGCAGCAGGCGGCAGGCCAAACGCCATGGCGCTCAAAAAACAGTTCAACGCCATCAAGTACACCGACCCGCAGTGGCTCGATGAGAACGGTCGGCCCTGGTTGCAAGACATTCACCGGGATGCCCACGCCCAGCCGTTTGCCCATCTCGCCAAAGCCTGGGAAAGATTCTTCACCGACCTCAAGGCTGGCAAAGAGGCACACGCACCGCGCTTCAAGAAAAAGGGGCGCTGCCGCGACAGCTTTTACGTAGCCAACGACAAGTTCCGTCTGGTCGGTAAGACGATCCGCCTACCCAAGATCGGCGAAGTCGCCATGACCGAGGAACTGCGATTCAAAGGAAAGATACTGGGCGCAACGGTTTCTCGCACCGCGGATCGTTGGTTTGTGGCAATACAGGTCGAGGTGCCTGATGCGCAATTCTATCGGCGTCGCACGTCGCACGAGGTCAACGGCATCGACCTGGGCATCAAGGCTGCCGCAACGATCTCCAGCGGTGAAGTCATCGAGGCGCCAAAGCCGCTCAAAGCAGCGCTGCGCCGTCTGGAAATCCGTAGCCGACGTCTCAGCCGCAAGCTGGAAGCCGCCAGGAAGGCAGCCGGATTTGAACGCCATGCCCGCCTGCCTGAAGGAACGCGCCTGCCGGTATCGAACAACCGGCAGAAGTCCGCTGCGATATTGGCACGGCTCTATGCCCGCATGGCCAATATCCGAGCGGATTTCACCCACAAGCTCACGACTCGACTCTGCCGCGAAAACCAAGCGTTGGTGATCGAGGATTTAAACGTCAAAGGGATG
This window contains:
- a CDS encoding RNA-guided endonuclease TnpB family protein translates to MQLTHKIALCPTPEQVDYFKRACGTARRVWNWALSECNRQYAAGGRPNAMALKKQFNAIKYTDPQWLDENGRPWLQDIHRDAHAQPFAHLAKAWERFFTDLKAGKEAHAPRFKKKGRCRDSFYVANDKFRLVGKTIRLPKIGEVAMTEELRFKGKILGATVSRTADRWFVAIQVEVPDAQFYRRRTSHEVNGIDLGIKAAATISSGEVIEAPKPLKAALRRLEIRSRRLSRKLEAARKAAGFERHARLPEGTRLPVSNNRQKSAAILARLYARMANIRADFTHKLTTRLCRENQALVIEDLNVKGMLQNEKLARAISDVGFGMLRSQLEYKARRYGTHLTIADRWYPSSRLCSICGWKNEALTLRDRSWVCAQCGAHHDRDLNAALNLKRLATETALPVASPSSHGGAAAGTVPAVVGKVTPVRYDGGQQDASGQEENRAHFCAHS